One stretch of Streptomyces agglomeratus DNA includes these proteins:
- a CDS encoding MaoC family dehydratase, with product MAEPRIFTSAEELRAGVGEQMGYSEWLEVDQKRIDLFAEATGDHQWIHVDPEKAAAGPFGTTIAHGYLTLSLLPALVPQIMRVEGMKMGINYGSNKVRFPATVPVGSRLRATAVLKDVTEAGGGVQVTAVVTVEREGGDKPACVAESVSRYYF from the coding sequence ATGGCAGAGCCGAGGATCTTCACGTCCGCCGAGGAACTGCGCGCCGGGGTCGGCGAGCAGATGGGGTACAGCGAGTGGCTGGAGGTCGACCAGAAGCGGATCGACCTGTTCGCCGAGGCGACCGGTGACCACCAGTGGATCCACGTGGATCCGGAGAAGGCCGCGGCGGGCCCGTTCGGGACGACGATCGCGCACGGCTATCTGACCCTGTCCCTGCTGCCGGCGCTCGTCCCGCAGATCATGCGGGTCGAGGGCATGAAGATGGGCATCAACTACGGCTCCAACAAGGTGCGCTTCCCGGCCACCGTGCCGGTCGGCTCGCGCCTGCGGGCGACCGCCGTGCTCAAGGACGTGACGGAGGCGGGCGGCGGCGTACAGGTGACGGCCGTCGTCACGGTGGAGCGCGAGGGCGGCGACAAGCCGGCGTGTGTCGCGGAGTCGGTGTCCCGCTACTACTTCTGA
- the soxR gene encoding redox-sensitive transcriptional activator SoxR, whose translation MPQIPEKIHELTVGQLSARSGAAVSALHFYESKGLISSRRTAGNQRRYGRDALRRVAFVRAAQRVGIPLATIRNALAELPEERTPNHEDWARLSEAWRSELDERITQLSRLRDHLTDCIGCGCLSLETCVLSNPDDVIGERMAGSRLLPERRNGQGAREKRRV comes from the coding sequence GTGCCGCAGATACCAGAGAAGATCCACGAGCTCACGGTCGGCCAGCTGTCCGCGCGCAGCGGCGCCGCCGTGTCCGCCCTTCACTTCTACGAGTCCAAGGGCCTGATCTCCAGCCGCAGGACCGCGGGCAACCAGCGACGCTACGGCCGTGACGCCCTGCGTCGCGTCGCCTTCGTGCGCGCGGCCCAGCGCGTCGGCATCCCGCTCGCCACGATCAGGAACGCCCTGGCCGAACTTCCCGAGGAGCGCACGCCCAACCACGAGGACTGGGCGCGGCTTTCCGAGGCGTGGCGCTCCGAGCTGGACGAGCGCATCACGCAGCTCAGCCGGCTCCGCGACCACCTCACCGACTGCATCGGCTGCGGCTGTCTGTCGCTGGAGACGTGCGTACTGTCCAACCCCGACGACGTCATCGGGGAGCGCATGGCGGGCTCCCGGCTGCTCCCGGAGCGCCGGAACGGGCAGGGGGCCAGGGAGAAGCGGCGCGTCTGA
- a CDS encoding TetR/AcrR family transcriptional regulator, translating to MSAAEESAEPRDDTATPWGEVTPEAARKLLVAAVEAFAERGYHATTTRDIAGRAGMSPAALYIHYKTKEELLHRISRIGHDKALEILQAASQAPGTAAERLDGAVRSFVRWHAERHTTARVVQYELDALSDEHRSEIVELRRRTDAAVRRILNDGVEAGEFDVPDVPGTTLAVLSLCIDVARWFNAQGRRTPDEVGELYADLVLRMVAAKNR from the coding sequence ATGAGTGCGGCGGAGGAATCGGCCGAGCCACGCGACGACACGGCCACGCCGTGGGGTGAGGTCACCCCCGAGGCGGCCAGGAAGCTCCTGGTCGCCGCCGTCGAGGCGTTCGCGGAGCGCGGCTACCACGCGACCACGACCCGCGACATCGCGGGCCGCGCGGGGATGAGCCCGGCGGCGCTCTACATCCACTACAAGACGAAGGAAGAGCTGCTCCACCGGATCAGCCGCATCGGGCACGACAAGGCCCTGGAGATCCTCCAGGCCGCGTCGCAGGCCCCCGGCACGGCCGCCGAGCGGCTCGACGGCGCCGTACGCTCCTTCGTCCGCTGGCACGCGGAACGGCACACCACCGCGCGCGTCGTCCAGTACGAACTCGACGCGCTCAGCGACGAGCACCGGAGCGAGATCGTCGAGCTGCGCCGGCGCACCGACGCGGCCGTGCGCCGCATCTTGAACGACGGTGTGGAGGCGGGGGAGTTCGACGTCCCCGACGTCCCCGGCACCACGCTCGCGGTGCTGTCGCTGTGCATCGACGTGGCGCGGTGGTTCAACGCCCAGGGACGCAGGACGCCCGACGAGGTCGGCGAGCTGTACGCCGACCTCGTCCTCAGGATGGTCGCCGCGAAGAACCGGTAA